The sequence CTCGAAGCTGCTCAATTAGGAGATAACACCAAGTGATTGTAACACGTACCCCTTTGAGAATTAGTTTTGCAGGCGGGGGCACCGATTTTCACGGCTTCTATGAGAAAGAAGAAGGCGGAGTGGTTTCGGCTGCTATCGATAAATATATTTACATCATCATCAAAGCCCGCTTCGATGATAAAATCCGCCTCGGTTATTCCACGACTGAGATGGTGGAGCAGATTGATGATCTCCAGCATGAGCTAGTGCGCGAGGCGATGAGGAAGGTTGGTCTTCGAGGCGGTGTTGAAATCTCGACAATGGCCGATATTCCTTCGGAAGGCAGCGGTTTAGGTTCCAGCAGCAGTGTCACCGTCGGTGTGCTTCATGCACTTTACGCTTATCAGGGTGAATTGGTCACTGCCGAACAGCTTGCGAAGGAAGCTTGCGAAATCGAGATCGATATTCTTGGTAAGCCTATTGGCAAACAAGACCAATATATTGCTGCCTATGGCGGCCTGCGTTCGTTTAGATTTTGTCAGGACGGTTCAGTGAGTACAGAACGCCTCAAGATAAGCGATGAACGCCTTCTACGTTTCTCCGAACAAGTCCTTCTTTTCTTCACCGGTCGAACAAGGCAATCGAGTACCATCTTGACCGAGCAGAAATCGAATATCGATGACAAGATGAAAGTATTAAGTGTGATGCGAAAGCAAGCTGATGAGATGCGCGAAGTACTCGAATCGGACGCGCCTCTCAGTCGAGTAGGACGAATTTTGCATGCCGGATGGCAGCACAAGAAGGGGCTTGCCAGTGGCATCTCCAGCGGTGATATAGACAGTCACTATGAAAGCGCTTTGGACGCAGGGGCAATCGGTGGCAAAGTTGCCGGCGCAGGCGGAGGCGGTTTTCTCCTCCTATTCTGTCCTCCTGATCGCCAAGCCTCTGTCCGAGAAGCCTTAAAGTCTTTAAAAGAATTAACCTTCCAACTAGATCGAGACGGCAGCAAGGTTATTTTTAACGTACAACGGTAGTAGGGTTAAAGGCGAAACAAAAGGCAGATCCGGTTAAGTTTTCCCCTTTCCAAGGGGAAATACAAAGGGGTCAATACACAGAAAGAATCCGAAGGGCGCTATGGGTTGATCTGAGGGCTAATTATGAAGGGACTTATATTGGCGGCGGGAAAAGGGACTCGGCTTCGGCCGTTGACTTATACGGTCCCCAAACCGCTGCTTCCTATCGCGAATAAACCCACACTGGTGTATGCCATCGAGGCGATGAGGCGGGCAGGGGTAGTTGACATTGGAGTGGTGGTGGGTGAGCAGGGCGCTTTGATTGCCGCTGAGCTTGGAAATGGCGCGGAGTTGGGTGTTTCGCTCAGCTACATCACTCAGCCCGAGCCGAAAGGTCTCGGACATGCGGTCAACTGCGCAGATGATTTTATTTG is a genomic window of bacterium containing:
- a CDS encoding GHMP kinase, with the protein product MIVTRTPLRISFAGGGTDFHGFYEKEEGGVVSAAIDKYIYIIIKARFDDKIRLGYSTTEMVEQIDDLQHELVREAMRKVGLRGGVEISTMADIPSEGSGLGSSSSVTVGVLHALYAYQGELVTAEQLAKEACEIEIDILGKPIGKQDQYIAAYGGLRSFRFCQDGSVSTERLKISDERLLRFSEQVLLFFTGRTRQSSTILTEQKSNIDDKMKVLSVMRKQADEMREVLESDAPLSRVGRILHAGWQHKKGLASGISSGDIDSHYESALDAGAIGGKVAGAGGGGFLLLFCPPDRQASVREALKSLKELTFQLDRDGSKVIFNVQR